A window of Lentibacillus sp. Marseille-P4043 contains these coding sequences:
- the ispE gene encoding 4-(cytidine 5'-diphospho)-2-C-methyl-D-erythritol kinase yields MVFFERAPAKINLSLDVLGKRDDGFHEVEMIMTAIDLVDRVELHALSGDHIEVSADNQYVPNDERNLAYKAALAFKNKYHINNGVRIEIEKNIPVSAGLGGGSSDAAAVLRGLNQMWSVHATLKELADLGECIGSDVPFCVYSTTALATGHGEKIHELVSPPFCYVVLAKPNIGVSTKTVFQKVNLDELHHPNTNKIIQAMEKGDFASLSSNIGNALENITFCLHPNVKRIKEKMVQAGAAGVVMSGSGPTIVGLVEHYSKAKRIYNGLRGFCEEVYIVRLLDRR; encoded by the coding sequence ATGGTTTTTTTTGAGAGGGCGCCGGCTAAGATTAATTTGTCTTTGGATGTGCTGGGAAAGCGGGATGATGGCTTTCATGAGGTTGAGATGATCATGACTGCCATCGATTTAGTTGACCGTGTTGAACTACACGCTTTGTCTGGGGATCATATTGAGGTGTCAGCAGATAATCAATATGTGCCGAATGATGAACGGAATCTGGCGTATAAGGCTGCCTTAGCTTTTAAAAACAAATATCATATTAATAATGGCGTGCGCATTGAAATAGAAAAGAATATCCCGGTTTCAGCTGGCCTAGGCGGGGGGAGTAGTGATGCAGCTGCTGTGTTACGCGGGCTTAACCAAATGTGGTCTGTCCATGCTACACTTAAGGAACTGGCGGATTTGGGTGAATGTATTGGATCGGATGTCCCTTTTTGTGTCTATAGTACAACAGCACTAGCAACTGGTCATGGAGAAAAAATTCATGAATTGGTTTCACCCCCCTTCTGTTATGTTGTCCTAGCAAAGCCAAATATAGGGGTATCGACAAAGACCGTTTTCCAGAAAGTTAATCTTGATGAACTTCATCATCCAAATACAAATAAAATAATCCAGGCAATGGAAAAAGGTGACTTTGCTAGTTTATCAAGCAACATCGGGAATGCTCTGGAAAACATCACATTTTGTTTACACCCAAACGTAAAGCGTATCAAAGAGAAAATGGTACAAGCGGGGGCAGCTGGTGTTGTAATGAGTGGCAGTGGGCCCACCATTGTAGGCTTGGTTGAACATTATAGTAAAGCAAAACGCATTTATAACGGCTTAAGAGGGTTTTGTGAAGAAGTATACATTGTACGATTACTTGATCGTCGCTAA
- the purR gene encoding pur operon repressor, which produces MKRSDRLVSLTNYFLENPKQHTSLPYFADLYEAAKSSISEDLVIIDRVLQQEGLGHLQSVAGAAGGVKYIPDFSKGKSNLFIDELCHTLEDPSRILPGGYLYMSDILGDPKMVKQIGRVLAAAFSSLEIDVVMTVATKGIPLAYAVASFLDVPVVIVRRDPKVTEGSSVSINYVSGSSRKIQTMVLPKRSLQDGANVCIVDDFMKAGGTITGMTSLLEEFNANVKAIGVLAEADDEEDERVVENYISLVKIKNVDMKQKQIQVLPGTIVNSN; this is translated from the coding sequence ATGAAAAGAAGTGATCGACTAGTTTCATTAACAAATTATTTTCTGGAAAACCCTAAACAACATACATCGTTGCCATACTTTGCAGATCTTTACGAGGCCGCTAAGTCTTCTATTAGTGAAGACCTAGTTATTATTGATCGGGTATTACAGCAAGAAGGACTTGGTCATTTGCAATCTGTTGCCGGTGCAGCTGGCGGGGTGAAATATATACCAGATTTTTCAAAGGGAAAAAGCAATCTATTTATTGATGAACTTTGCCATACCTTAGAAGATCCAAGTCGGATTCTTCCTGGGGGCTATTTATACATGAGTGATATTTTAGGCGACCCAAAGATGGTTAAACAAATCGGTCGAGTATTAGCAGCAGCGTTCTCATCGTTGGAAATAGATGTCGTTATGACGGTAGCGACAAAAGGGATTCCATTAGCATATGCTGTTGCCTCGTTCCTTGATGTACCGGTTGTGATCGTTCGCCGAGACCCGAAAGTAACAGAGGGATCGTCTGTAAGCATTAATTATGTGTCTGGATCATCACGGAAAATTCAAACCATGGTACTTCCAAAGCGAAGTTTACAAGATGGTGCAAATGTCTGTATTGTTGATGATTTTATGAAAGCTGGCGGTACCATTACAGGGATGACAAGTCTGCTTGAAGAATTCAATGCAAATGTAAAGGCTATTGGTGTATTGGCAGAAGCGGATGATGAAGAGGATGAACGTGTTGTTGAAAACTACATATCATTAGTGAAAATTAAAAATGTGGATATGAAACAAAAGCAAATTCAGGTCCTGCCAGGTACTATTGTAAATTCCAATTAA
- the veg gene encoding biofilm formation stimulator Veg produces the protein MAKTLIEIKQGLECQIGKRLKLKANGGRRKTIERYGILAETYPSVFIVELDQDENAFERVSYSYADVLTETVELSFQDDRTKTMILEQ, from the coding sequence GTGGCAAAAACATTAATCGAAATTAAGCAAGGTCTTGAGTGCCAAATAGGTAAAAGGTTAAAATTAAAAGCCAATGGTGGGAGAAGGAAGACGATAGAACGTTATGGTATATTGGCAGAAACGTATCCTTCTGTTTTCATTGTTGAACTTGATCAAGACGAGAACGCCTTCGAACGTGTTTCATACAGCTATGCAGACGTTTTAACAGAAACAGTAGAACTAAGCTTTCAAGATGATAGAACAAAAACGATGATACTTGAGCAGTAA
- a CDS encoding ribose-phosphate diphosphokinase, with the protein MTSGYKDPSLKVFSLNSNLTLAEDIANHIGTTLGKCTVSSFSDGEIQINIEESIRGCDVYIVQSTCSPVNQHIMELLIMIDAVKRASAKSINIVMPYYGYARQDRKARAREPITAKLIANLLETAGADRVITLDLHAPQIQGFFDGPIDHLQGVPILSDYFEGKDLEDLVIVSPDHGGVTRARKMADRLKAPIGIIDKRRPRPNVAEVMNIVGNIEGKTAILIDDIIDTAGTITLAANALIENGAKEVYACCTHPVLSGPAIERIDNSKIKELVITNTIPLPEEKQIEKIKELSVAPLIGEAIIRVHELQSVSILFD; encoded by the coding sequence ATGACATCGGGCTATAAGGATCCATCTTTAAAAGTATTTTCGTTAAATTCAAATCTAACATTGGCTGAGGATATTGCAAATCATATTGGGACAACACTTGGGAAATGTACAGTATCCTCATTTAGTGACGGGGAAATTCAAATTAACATAGAAGAAAGTATACGTGGCTGTGATGTCTACATTGTGCAGTCAACATGTTCCCCTGTTAATCAACATATTATGGAACTATTAATTATGATTGACGCTGTAAAACGAGCCTCAGCAAAATCAATTAATATTGTTATGCCATATTATGGTTATGCGAGACAAGATCGTAAAGCGCGGGCGAGAGAACCAATTACAGCAAAGTTAATCGCGAACCTGTTAGAGACTGCTGGTGCAGACCGTGTCATTACGCTTGATTTACATGCGCCGCAGATTCAAGGTTTCTTTGATGGACCAATTGACCACTTACAAGGTGTACCGATCCTTTCTGATTACTTTGAAGGTAAAGACTTAGAGGACCTTGTTATCGTTTCGCCAGACCATGGTGGTGTAACACGTGCACGCAAAATGGCTGACCGTTTGAAAGCACCAATTGGCATTATTGATAAACGCAGACCACGTCCAAATGTAGCAGAAGTTATGAACATTGTAGGAAATATTGAAGGTAAAACAGCTATTTTGATTGATGACATTATTGACACAGCTGGAACAATTACCCTTGCTGCAAACGCATTAATTGAGAATGGCGCAAAAGAAGTGTATGCTTGTTGTACACACCCGGTTTTATCCGGTCCAGCAATCGAGCGAATCGATAATTCCAAAATTAAAGAACTTGTCATTACAAATACGATTCCGCTACCAGAAGAAAAACAAATTGAAAAAATTAAAGAACTATCTGTCGCACCACTTATTGGTGAAGCAATTATTCGCGTTCATGAATTACAGTCAGTAAGTATCCTGTTCGATTAA
- the spoVG gene encoding septation regulator SpoVG produces the protein MEVTDVRLRRVATEGRMRAIASITLDSEFVVHDIRVIDGNNGLFVAMPSKRTPDGEFRDIAHPINSNTRAKIQDAVLEEYRRVGEAEVEYEEAGAS, from the coding sequence ATGGAAGTTACTGACGTAAGATTACGCCGCGTCGCTACAGAGGGGAGAATGCGTGCAATCGCATCAATTACATTGGATTCTGAGTTTGTTGTCCATGATATCCGCGTTATTGATGGTAATAATGGTTTGTTCGTGGCAATGCCATCGAAGCGCACTCCGGATGGTGAATTTAGAGATATAGCACATCCAATTAATTCCAATACCCGCGCCAAAATCCAAGATGCTGTATTGGAGGAATATCGCCGGGTTGGTGAAGCTGAAGTTGAATATGAAGAAGCAGGCGCTTCGTAA
- a CDS encoding 50S ribosomal protein L25/general stress protein Ctc: MAVKLKALNREDHRKSTTKQVRESGQVPSVVYGKEKEAKSIAVNSLDLLKTVRDEGRNTIISLDVENGNPVDVMLHDYQIDPIKDELIHADFYIVNMSEEMDVEVPLRLDGEAKGTKEGGVLQQPFYELQVRAKPGNIPEEISVDVSALEIGDSIAIADLPQGKDYQFIDDPEQTIATVVPPDTLQDVEEVPDDNAEPDLVDRKGDAE; encoded by the coding sequence ATGGCAGTAAAATTAAAAGCGTTAAACCGGGAAGATCATAGGAAATCCACTACAAAACAAGTTAGGGAAAGTGGACAAGTTCCTTCAGTTGTTTATGGTAAGGAAAAAGAAGCAAAATCGATTGCTGTAAATAGCCTGGACTTATTGAAAACGGTTCGCGACGAAGGCAGAAATACTATTATCTCACTTGATGTTGAAAATGGTAATCCTGTCGATGTTATGCTACATGACTATCAAATAGATCCGATTAAAGACGAATTAATCCATGCTGATTTTTACATTGTGAATATGTCTGAAGAAATGGATGTCGAAGTACCACTGAGATTAGACGGCGAAGCTAAAGGCACTAAAGAGGGTGGCGTATTGCAGCAACCATTTTATGAGCTTCAAGTTCGTGCAAAACCTGGAAATATCCCGGAAGAAATCAGTGTAGATGTGTCTGCACTTGAAATAGGGGATAGTATCGCAATTGCTGATTTACCACAAGGAAAAGATTATCAATTCATTGATGATCCAGAACAAACAATTGCGACGGTTGTACCACCAGATACATTACAAGATGTTGAAGAAGTACCAGATGACAATGCCGAACCTGACTTAGTTGATAGAAAAGGTGACGCCGAATAA
- the glmU gene encoding bifunctional UDP-N-acetylglucosamine diphosphorylase/glucosamine-1-phosphate N-acetyltransferase GlmU, with protein sequence MMNRYAVILAAGQGTRMKSTLYKVLHPVLGRPMVQHVINQIKTVDLDQLVTIVGFGADQVMEDIGSESQFVVQEKQLGTGHAVQQAEGLLKDKDGTTIVVCGDTPLITGETYQALFDHHEKTGAKATVLTTTAPDPTGYGRVIRNDDGEVERIVEHKDATDEELQVNEINTGTYCFDNQALFHALKKVSNDNAQGEYYLPDVIEILRNNKEKVSAFLTPNHSETLGVNDRVALAQAEKIMKKRINENHMRNGVTIIDPDNTYIGPDVIIEQDVMIHPGSIITGSSTIKTNAIIGPHTEITNCTVGEETVVKQSVAKDSQIGNRVQIGPYAHIRPEAQVGNEVKVGNFVEVKKSTIGDKSKVSHLSYIGDANVGSNVNVGCGTITVNYDGKNKFLTTIEDEAFIGCNSNLIAPVTVGKGSYVAAGSTITKDVPGDSLSVARARQTNKEGYATKLKNRKQD encoded by the coding sequence ATGATGAATCGCTATGCAGTTATACTTGCAGCGGGACAAGGAACAAGAATGAAATCAACGTTATATAAAGTGCTTCATCCGGTTTTAGGTCGACCTATGGTGCAGCATGTAATCAACCAAATAAAAACCGTAGACTTAGATCAGCTTGTAACTATTGTTGGCTTTGGTGCTGATCAGGTCATGGAGGATATTGGCAGCGAGAGCCAATTTGTTGTTCAAGAAAAACAATTGGGCACTGGACACGCCGTTCAACAGGCCGAGGGTTTATTAAAAGATAAAGATGGTACAACAATTGTCGTATGTGGTGATACACCATTAATTACGGGTGAGACATATCAAGCACTTTTTGATCACCATGAAAAAACAGGGGCTAAGGCGACTGTTCTAACAACAACCGCACCAGACCCAACAGGTTATGGAAGAGTAATTCGTAATGATGATGGAGAAGTGGAAAGAATTGTTGAACATAAAGATGCAACTGATGAAGAACTTCAAGTCAATGAAATAAATACAGGTACATATTGTTTTGATAACCAAGCACTATTCCATGCTCTGAAAAAAGTGTCAAATGATAACGCACAAGGGGAATATTACTTACCGGATGTTATTGAAATTTTACGAAACAATAAAGAAAAGGTTAGTGCTTTTTTAACTCCAAATCATTCTGAAACATTAGGAGTCAACGACCGAGTAGCATTGGCGCAAGCTGAGAAGATAATGAAGAAACGGATTAATGAAAATCATATGCGAAATGGTGTAACAATTATTGATCCGGATAACACATATATTGGACCAGATGTTATAATAGAACAAGATGTAATGATTCACCCTGGTTCTATCATTACGGGGTCTTCTACTATAAAAACAAATGCAATAATTGGACCACATACCGAGATTACAAATTGTACAGTTGGTGAAGAAACAGTCGTCAAACAAAGTGTCGCCAAGGATAGCCAAATTGGCAATCGAGTGCAAATTGGTCCGTATGCACACATTAGACCGGAGGCACAAGTAGGCAATGAAGTGAAGGTTGGTAACTTTGTTGAAGTGAAGAAGTCAACTATTGGTGACAAAAGTAAAGTATCTCATTTAAGCTACATTGGAGATGCTAATGTTGGCAGTAATGTGAATGTTGGTTGTGGGACAATCACTGTCAATTATGATGGAAAAAACAAATTTTTAACCACAATTGAAGATGAAGCTTTTATCGGGTGTAATTCCAATCTAATAGCGCCTGTTACAGTAGGTAAAGGGTCCTATGTCGCTGCAGGCTCTACGATAACAAAGGATGTACCGGGAGATTCACTGTCAGTAGCACGTGCAAGACAAACGAATAAAGAAGGCTATGCAACCAAGCTGAAAAACAGAAAACAAGATTAA
- a CDS encoding anti-sigma-F factor Fin family protein: MSIVYQCRHCGQVIGELEQQVVDSAMLGLDKLSVEDKKEMIHYQQNGDVHIKTICENCEASLGANPHYHELDFFIQ, encoded by the coding sequence ATGTCTATTGTCTATCAATGCAGACATTGCGGGCAGGTTATTGGCGAACTTGAACAGCAAGTTGTTGATTCAGCAATGCTTGGATTGGATAAATTATCTGTAGAGGATAAAAAGGAAATGATTCACTATCAACAAAACGGTGATGTCCATATAAAGACAATTTGCGAGAACTGTGAAGCGTCATTAGGGGCAAATCCGCATTATCATGAATTAGATTTTTTTATACAATAG
- the mfd gene encoding transcription-repair coupling factor has translation MKGINEYLQSKEDIQSIISGISNGMHEQLIAGLSGSARSLLVSIINESTNKPILLVTHQLVQAQQLYDDLSEFIGEKDIHLYPVNELIASEIAIASPELRSQRIEALTTWSEKKSGILIAPVAALKRILPPPSYWHTYQLQFRLGEDINIQSYVQSLVNMGYERASMVNTPGEFSMRGGIIDIYPVTEEYPIRIELFDEEVDSIRYFDADTQRSLEKLTEVKVGPATELLLTDENIIAGAERLEDALATSLKKTKTAEAKEKLNEVMANDIERLKNLERFQEMNKYIGFLYKNPASLLDYLPKDGLIILDEMSRIQETATNLDTEEAEWYSNLLASNQMVGQSRFSFDWHDIGERMQQQRIYMSVFLRHIPNTQPQNIINLSSRAMQEFHGQMNLFKNELNRWEKGDFSVVILAPNEKRAEKIHSIFTDYDIEATVSKELKLPVTKPTIVIGNIGSGIELPMHKLVLITENELFKKVTKRTRKKQKISNAERIKSYQELKIGDYVVHANHGIGKYLGIETLEVNDLHKDYMLIKYSGDDKLFVPIDQIDLVQKFVASEGKEPKLYKLGGSEWTKVKRKVQSSVEDIADDLIKLYAEREARKGYAFSEDTEMQREFEAAFPYQETDDQLRCIEEIKQDMERERPMDRLLCGDVGYGKTEVAIRAAFKAVADGKQVAILVPTTILGQQHFETIRERFQDHAVNIGLLSRFKTKKQQKETLDGLKKGLVDIVIGTHRLLSKDVQYNELGLLIVDEEQRFGVKHKEKIKQLKSNVDVLTLTATPIPRTLHMSMLGVRDLSVIETPPENRFPIQTYVMEYNPIFIREAIEREMARGGQVFFLYNRVENIDRIAREIGMLVGDAKIGVAHGQMNETELESVMFGFLEGEFDILVSTTIIETGVDIPNVNTLIVYDADRMGLSQLYQLRGRVGRSNRVAYAYFTYQKDKVLTEIAEKRLQAIKEFTELGSGFKIAMRDLSIRGAGNLLGAQQHGFIDSVGFDMYSQMLKDAIDARKAGKELDEVKPFEPELSLDLDAYIPDTYIKDEKQKIEMYKRFQTIAAADDADALKEELVDRFGDYPEEVANLFIIATLKMYAKQERVESISEKNKKVELLVEDSRSQGIDGSKLFTLANTFGRGVQLGTENQKLKVVFNWSKENKYKRYEVIEDFIKQLSTVDRDD, from the coding sequence ATGAAAGGGATTAATGAATATTTACAATCAAAAGAAGATATACAATCAATTATAAGTGGTATTTCCAACGGGATGCATGAACAGCTTATAGCCGGTCTGTCAGGATCAGCTAGAAGTTTACTCGTCTCCATTATAAATGAGTCAACAAATAAACCAATATTGTTAGTAACACATCAACTGGTTCAGGCACAACAACTGTATGATGACTTGTCCGAATTTATTGGTGAAAAGGATATCCATTTGTATCCAGTTAATGAATTAATTGCATCGGAAATAGCAATAGCAAGTCCAGAACTGAGAAGTCAGCGGATTGAAGCGTTAACAACATGGTCCGAAAAGAAATCAGGTATACTAATTGCGCCTGTTGCGGCATTGAAACGGATACTTCCACCGCCATCGTACTGGCATACCTATCAATTGCAGTTTAGGCTTGGTGAGGATATTAATATACAATCATATGTCCAATCACTAGTCAATATGGGATATGAACGTGCATCAATGGTCAACACGCCAGGTGAATTCAGCATGCGTGGTGGAATTATTGATATTTATCCGGTTACAGAGGAATATCCAATACGTATCGAACTATTTGATGAAGAAGTAGATTCGATACGCTATTTTGATGCTGACACACAACGTTCATTGGAAAAATTAACAGAAGTAAAGGTTGGCCCAGCCACAGAGCTGCTATTAACTGATGAAAATATTATTGCTGGTGCGGAACGTTTAGAGGATGCTTTGGCTACATCACTGAAAAAAACCAAGACAGCGGAAGCAAAAGAAAAGCTAAACGAGGTAATGGCAAATGACATTGAACGATTGAAGAATTTAGAGCGCTTTCAAGAGATGAATAAATATATTGGATTTCTCTATAAGAACCCTGCTAGTTTGTTAGATTATTTACCAAAAGATGGCCTAATTATCCTTGATGAAATGAGCAGGATTCAGGAGACAGCAACAAATTTGGATACGGAGGAAGCTGAATGGTACAGTAATCTATTAGCCTCAAACCAAATGGTAGGACAGAGCAGATTTTCCTTTGATTGGCATGATATCGGGGAAAGGATGCAACAACAGCGGATTTACATGTCTGTATTTTTACGGCATATCCCAAATACACAACCACAAAACATTATCAATTTATCGTCGAGGGCAATGCAGGAATTTCATGGACAAATGAATTTATTTAAAAATGAATTAAATCGGTGGGAAAAGGGCGATTTTTCTGTTGTTATTTTGGCTCCAAATGAAAAGCGAGCAGAAAAGATTCATTCTATTTTTACTGATTACGATATTGAAGCGACTGTATCGAAAGAATTAAAACTTCCGGTTACGAAGCCAACAATCGTGATTGGAAATATTGGTAGTGGTATTGAACTTCCAATGCATAAATTGGTCCTCATTACTGAAAATGAATTGTTTAAAAAAGTGACCAAACGCACCAGAAAGAAACAAAAGATCTCCAATGCAGAGCGAATCAAAAGTTACCAGGAATTGAAAATCGGCGATTATGTTGTACATGCAAATCATGGTATTGGTAAGTACCTAGGCATTGAGACACTCGAGGTCAATGATTTACACAAAGATTATATGTTAATTAAGTATTCTGGCGATGATAAGCTTTTTGTACCCATCGATCAAATTGATTTGGTTCAAAAGTTTGTTGCTTCTGAAGGAAAGGAACCCAAACTTTACAAATTAGGTGGAAGCGAGTGGACAAAAGTAAAGCGTAAGGTGCAATCGTCTGTTGAAGATATTGCTGATGATCTTATTAAACTTTACGCGGAACGAGAAGCTCGAAAAGGGTATGCATTTTCAGAGGATACGGAGATGCAACGTGAGTTTGAGGCAGCTTTTCCATACCAGGAGACAGATGACCAACTACGATGTATTGAAGAAATTAAACAAGATATGGAAAGGGAAAGGCCGATGGATCGCTTGTTATGCGGTGATGTTGGTTATGGAAAAACAGAAGTAGCAATACGTGCGGCATTTAAGGCAGTTGCCGATGGAAAACAAGTGGCCATTTTAGTACCGACGACAATTTTAGGACAACAGCATTTTGAAACCATTCGCGAGCGCTTCCAAGACCATGCTGTTAACATTGGGCTCTTGAGTCGATTTAAGACAAAAAAGCAGCAAAAGGAAACACTTGATGGATTAAAAAAAGGACTTGTAGATATCGTTATCGGTACACACCGCTTATTATCAAAAGATGTTCAGTACAATGAGCTTGGTTTGCTTATTGTGGATGAAGAACAACGATTTGGTGTAAAGCATAAAGAGAAAATTAAGCAGTTAAAATCAAATGTAGATGTTTTGACTCTAACCGCCACTCCAATACCAAGAACGTTGCATATGTCCATGTTAGGTGTCCGAGACTTATCTGTAATTGAGACACCTCCAGAAAATCGCTTTCCAATTCAAACGTATGTAATGGAATATAATCCGATTTTTATTAGAGAAGCAATCGAACGGGAAATGGCACGTGGGGGTCAGGTGTTTTTCCTTTATAATCGTGTGGAGAACATCGATCGTATTGCCCGGGAAATTGGTATGTTAGTTGGTGATGCCAAAATTGGGGTTGCTCATGGTCAGATGAATGAGACAGAACTTGAAAGCGTGATGTTTGGATTTTTGGAAGGGGAATTCGATATTTTGGTAAGTACAACGATCATCGAAACAGGGGTCGATATCCCAAATGTAAATACACTGATTGTCTATGATGCTGATCGGATGGGCTTGAGTCAGCTGTATCAACTGAGAGGACGAGTAGGACGGTCCAATCGAGTTGCATATGCTTACTTTACGTATCAAAAAGATAAAGTTTTAACCGAAATTGCTGAAAAACGCTTGCAGGCAATAAAGGAGTTTACTGAACTTGGATCAGGATTCAAAATTGCCATGCGCGATTTATCGATCCGTGGCGCTGGAAACTTACTAGGCGCACAACAGCATGGCTTTATTGATTCAGTAGGCTTTGATATGTACTCGCAGATGTTAAAAGATGCTATTGATGCACGGAAAGCTGGTAAAGAACTAGATGAAGTAAAACCTTTTGAACCAGAGCTTTCTCTTGATCTTGATGCTTATATTCCGGACACGTATATAAAAGATGAAAAGCAAAAAATAGAAATGTATAAACGTTTCCAAACCATTGCTGCAGCGGATGACGCAGATGCATTAAAAGAAGAATTAGTCGACCGATTTGGGGATTATCCTGAAGAAGTGGCAAACCTGTTTATTATTGCGACGTTAAAAATGTATGCAAAACAGGAAAGAGTTGAATCGATAAGCGAGAAAAACAAAAAAGTGGAACTACTTGTCGAGGATAGCCGTAGTCAAGGGATTGATGGATCAAAACTATTTACATTAGCCAATACATTTGGCCGTGGTGTGCAACTTGGCACCGAAAATCAAAAACTTAAAGTTGTGTTTAATTGGTCAAAGGAAAACAAATATAAACGATATGAAGTTATTGAAGATTTTATTAAGCAACTGTCCACTGTCGATCGTGACGATTAG
- a CDS encoding small, acid-soluble spore protein, alpha/beta type, which translates to MGRRGGIMSDQLKEEIAKELGFYDTVQEEGWGGIKARDAGNMVKRAIEIAEQNMQQ; encoded by the coding sequence ATGGGTAGACGTGGCGGTATTATGTCAGACCAATTGAAAGAAGAAATCGCTAAAGAGTTAGGTTTTTACGACACGGTGCAAGAAGAAGGCTGGGGCGGCATTAAGGCTAGAGATGCCGGAAATATGGTGAAACGAGCAATTGAAATAGCTGAGCAGAACATGCAACAATAG
- the pth gene encoding aminoacyl-tRNA hydrolase, protein MKFIVGLGNPGRKYETTRHNIGFMVIDELLHRFQMDLNKTKFNGKYAMENINGEKVVLLKPQTYMNLSGESIRPLLDYYNIDSADLLVIYDDLDLPTGKVRLRQKGGHGGHNGIRSIIDHLGTKEFKRLRIGVGRPTKPISVVDYVLGSFPKEQQDDVTNSITKAADACETWLDKPFIDVMNDFNA, encoded by the coding sequence ATGAAGTTTATTGTGGGATTAGGCAATCCAGGCAGAAAATATGAAACAACAAGACATAATATTGGCTTTATGGTAATCGATGAACTGTTGCATCGGTTTCAAATGGATTTAAATAAGACAAAATTCAATGGAAAATATGCGATGGAAAATATAAATGGGGAAAAAGTGGTTTTACTCAAGCCTCAGACTTATATGAACCTCTCAGGTGAATCAATTAGACCATTATTAGATTACTACAATATTGATTCAGCTGATTTGCTGGTGATCTATGATGATTTAGATCTCCCTACTGGAAAAGTTCGTTTGCGACAAAAGGGTGGTCATGGAGGACACAATGGCATTCGATCAATTATTGATCACTTAGGTACAAAGGAATTTAAACGCCTGCGTATTGGTGTTGGAAGGCCAACTAAGCCAATTTCAGTTGTTGATTATGTGTTAGGATCATTCCCAAAAGAACAACAGGATGATGTTACAAATAGTATTACGAAAGCCGCAGATGCCTGTGAAACCTGGCTTGATAAACCTTTTATAGATGTTATGAACGATTTTAATGCTTAG